The following proteins are encoded in a genomic region of Periophthalmus magnuspinnatus isolate fPerMag1 chromosome 23, fPerMag1.2.pri, whole genome shotgun sequence:
- the LOC117392081 gene encoding sphingosine 1-phosphate receptor 3, producing the protein MMINPQIYLHYNYTGKLDHRPNVGTSPGNVNVQTILFLVICCFIVLENLTVLVAIWRNHRFHNRMYFFIGNLALCDLLSGVAYLVNLLLSGDRTLQLSPALWFMREGSMFVALGASIFSLLAIAIERHLTMIKMRPYDANKNYRVFLLIGACWLIAISLGTLPIMGWNCLDNLPDCSTVLPLYTKKYVAFCITVFMVLLLAMSILYARIYILVKSSSRKVSKHSNSEHAMSLLRTVIIVVGVFIACWTPIFVLLLVDVACEQRWKCPILYKADWFIAVAVINSAMNPVIYTLASREMRRAFLGLVCGICYKVKASANGSGTKKSLEPSRSRSKSWSSQNNPNQSQVTGTKTVQLGQAEDSQVPGQVSVVTGGAAEG; encoded by the coding sequence ATGATGATCAACCCTCAAATTTACCTCCATTACAACTACACGGGCAAACTCGACCACCGTCCCAACGTGGGCACCAGCCCCGGCAACGTGAACGTGCAAACTATTCTCTTCCTCGTCATTTGCTGCTTCATAGTTTTGGAGAACCTCACTGTGCTCGTGGCCATATGGAGGAACCACCGCTTCCACAATCGCATGTACTTTTTTATTGGCAACCTGGCATTGTGCGACCTTCTCTCCGGGGTCGCTTACCTGGTCAACCTGCTGCTCTCTGGGGACAGGACTCTCCAGCTTTCCCCTGCTCTTTGGTTCATGAGAGAGGGCAGCATGTTTGTAGCACTCGGGGCGtctattttcagtcttttggcGATTGCGATTGAGAGACACTTGACTATGATCAAAATGAGGCCCTATGACGCCAACAAAAACTACAGGGTGTTTCTGCTCATTGGGGCTTGTTGGTTGATCGCTATATCTCTTGGCACTCTACCAATTATGGGTTGGAACTGTTTGGACAACTTGCCAGATTGCTCAACGGTGCTGCCCCTCTACACAAAGAAGTACGTCGCTTTCTGCATAACCGTTTTCATGGTTTTGCTTCTGGCCATGTCCATCCTATACGCAAGGATCTACATATTAGTCAAGTCGAGTAGCCGCAAAGTGAGCAAGCACAGCAACTCCGAGCATGCCATGTCCCTACTTCGGACCGTCATTATCGTTGTGGGCGTCTTTATCGCCTGCTGGACGCCGATATTCGTGTTGCTCTTAGTGGATGTTGCATGCGAACAGCGATGGAAGTGTCCCATTCTGTATAAAGCAGACTGGTTCATCGCTGTGGCAGTGATCAATTCCGCCATGAATCCTGTCATTTACACACTGGCCAGTCGGGAAATGAGAAGGGCATTCCTAGGGTTGGTGTGCGGGATTTGCTATAAAGTGAAGGCATCTGCAAATGGGAGCGGAACAAAGAAGTCACTGGAACCGAGCCGGAGCAGGAGCAAGTCATGGAGCAGCCAGAATAACCCCAACCAGAGTCAGGTCACCGGGACGAAAACGGTGCAGCTGGGCCAGGCTGAGGACAGTCAGGTGCCAGGCCAGGTGTCTGTGGTCACTGGAGGTGCGGCTGAAGGATGA
- the shc3 gene encoding SHC-transforming protein 3 — protein sequence MLHRTKYNRFRNESVTSVDDLLHGLSMNPKVSASPQPAAETSYTPPSEVQPTSASSTATGHGSDHLEDGGTTLCTLINKVSNLKFTNSGSLLGIKGLPSAVKDLAVSKLQGGGGSGSGSSTVTTTAAGAASGLGATHCISQSAPCSQLATVVNMSKKSRVDELLPGTEDWNPGGGDGLVSKPSRGWLHSSEKISGPGVTYIVKYLGCIEVLRSMRSLDFNTRSQITREAISLVCEAVPGTKGALRKRKPPSKALSSILGKSNLQFAGMSINLNISTSSLNLMTPDCKQIIANHHMQSISFASGGDPETTDYVAYVAKDPVNRRACHILECADGLAQDVISTIGQAFDLRFQQYLQCPSNKMSSTQDRVLNMEELQWTEEEEESADHPYYNNIPGKMPPPGGFIDARLTNQNTTHDGAPMGLGAVDQTYYQGRHCGENWGDEKKPIFIQQGSFDISGLPDNKGQSTKAGEMPTYMNTQQIDAQVLAALHAEAESVPKGNFATGAKDSPPKDLFDMKPFEDAIHSQSHSPSQVPPQSQVSGLYKAASVDNSSPLLVRAVAFRAQEELEEKPWYHGKMSRRDAEKLLDKDGDFLVRKSTTNPGSYVLTGMHNGLAKHLLLVDPEGTVRTKDHVFDSISHLIGHHRDNNLPIVSAGSELCLLQPVERKQ from the exons ATGCTTCACCGTACCAAATACAACCGCTTCAGGAATGAGTCAGTAACATCCGTCGATGATCTTCTCCACGGTCTGTCCATGAACCCCAAGGTCTCGGCCAGTCCCCAGCCTGCCGCCGAGACATCTTACACACCCCCATCTGAGGTACAGCCCACCAGCGCGAGCAGCACCGCCACCGGCCACGGCTCCGACCACCTGGAGGATGGAGGCACCACCCTGTGTACGCTCATCAACAAGGTGTCCAACCTAAAATTCACCAACTCCGGCAGCTTGCTGGGCATCAAGGGTTTGCCCTCGGCTGTCAAGGACCTGGCTGTGTCTAAGCTGCAGGGAGGTGGGGGCTCGGGCTCAGGCAGCTCCACTgtgacaacaacagcagcaggagcagcctCTGGGTTGGGAGCCACTCACTGCATTTCCCAGTCAGCCCCCTGTTCGCAGCTAGCCACGGTGGTCAACATGAGCAAGAAAAGCCGAGTGGATGAGCTACTGCCTGGAACTGAGGACTGGAATCCAGGTGGAGGGGACGGATTGGTCAGCAAACCCTCCAGAGGATGGCTACACTCCAGTGAGAAGATCTCAGGACCAGGAGTTACATACATTGTCAAG TATTTGGGCTGTATAGAGGTCCTACGGTCAATGAGATCTCTGGATTTCAACACAAGGTCACAGATCACAAG AGAGGCCATCAGCTTGGTGTGTGAGGCTGTTCCTGGGACCAAAGGAGCTTTGCGCAAACGAAAG ccGCCATCGAAGGCATTATCCAGTATCTTGGGGAAAAGCAACTTACAGTTTGCCGGCATGTCCATTAATCTAAACATTTCCACCAGTAGCCTGAATCTGATGACCCCTGACTGCAAACAG ATCATTGCCAATCACCATATGCAGTCGATCTCTTTTGCATCAGGTGGAGACCCT gAAACCACAGATTATGTTGCTTATGTAGCAAAGGATCCAGTCAACAGAAGAG CGTGCCACATCCTGGAGTGCGCTGATGGCTTGGCTCAGGACGTCATTAGCACCATTGGTCAGGCCTTTGACCTACGGTTTCAGCAGTACCTGCAGTGTCCTTCAAACAAGATGTCCTCCACACAAGACAG GGTATTAAACATGGAAGAGCTGcagtggacagaggaggaggaggagtcagcaGATCACCCGTACTACAACAACATCCCTGGTAAAATGCCACCGCCTGGAGGCTTTATTGACGCCCGACTGaccaatcaaaatacaacacatgaTGGCGCTCCG ATGGGTCTTGGAGCTGTTGATCAGACCTACTATCAAGGACGGCATTGTGGAGAAAACTGGGGAGATGAGAAAAAGCCTATTTTCATACAACAAG GATCCTTTGATATAAGCGGTTTACCTGACAATAAAGGTCAGTCTACAAAGGCAGGAGAAATGCCAACGTACATGAACACGCAGCAGATCGACGCCCAGGTGCTGGCAGCGCTGCACGCGGAGGCCGAAAGTGTCCCAAAGGGCAACTTTGCAACTGGAGCCAAAGATAGCCCTCCCAAAGATCTTTTCGACATGA AGCCGTTCGAAGATGCCATTCATTCTCAGTCACACTCGCCGTCCCAGGTTCCTCCCCAGTCCCAAGTTTCAGGTCTCTACAAGGCTGCGTCTGTGGACAATTCGAGCCCCCTTCTCGTTCGGGCAGTGGCCTTTCGAGCACAAGAGGAGCTAGAGGAAAAACCCTGGTACCATGGCAAAATGAGCCGCCGCGACGCTGAGAAATTACTGGATAAAGACGGAGACTTCCTTGTTCGGAAAAGCACTACAAACCCAGGGTCCTATGTACTGACTGGTATGCACAATGGACTTGCAAAACACCTGCTGCTGGTGGACCCCGAAGGAACG gtacGGACAAAAGATCACGTGTTTGACAGCATAAGCCACCTTATTGGACATCACCGTGACAACAATCTGCCAATCGTGTCAGCTGGGAGTGAACTATGTCTTCTGCAGCCAGTGGAAAGAAAACAGTGA
- the LOC117392083 gene encoding uncharacterized protein LOC117392083: MTRRKTPRPAERPHAPQKDPTPLRETPRPAERPHAPQRDPTPRRETPHPAERPHAPQKDPTPRRETPLPAERHHAPQRDPTSPRETPLPAERAHAPQRDPTLRRETPRTAERPHAPQRDPTPHRETPRPAERPHAPQRDTTPRRETPRPPERPHAPQKDPTPPRETSRPAKRPHATLKDPTPRRKTPRPAERPHAPQRDPTPRRMTPQPAERPHAPQKDPTPRRETPRPAKRPHAPQRDPTPLRETPLPAERPHAPQKDPMSPRETPSPAERPHAPQRDPTPRRMTPQPAKRPHAPQKDPTPRRMTPCPAKRPHTPQRDPTPHRETPRPTERPHAPQRDPTPHRETPRPAE; the protein is encoded by the coding sequence ATGACCCGCAGAAAGACCCCACGCCCCGCAGAAAGACCCCACGCCCCGCAGAAAGACCCCACGCCCCTCAGAGAGACCCCACGCCCCGCAGAAAGACCCCACGCCCCGCAGAGAGACCCCACGCCCCGCAGAGAGACCCCACACCCCGCAGAAAGACCCCACGCCCCGCAGAAAGACCCCACGCCCCGCAGAGAGACCCCACTCCCCGCAGAAAGACACCACGCCCCGCAGAGAGACCCCACGTCCCCCAGAGAGACCCCACTCCCCGCAGAAAGAGCCCACGCCCCGCAGAGAGACCCCACTCTCCGCAGAGAGACCCCACGCACCGCAGAAAGACCCCACGCCCCCCAGAGAGACCCCACGCCCCACAGAGAGACCCCACGCCCCGCAGAAAGACCCCACGCCCCCCAGAGAGACACCACGCCCCGCAGAGAGACCCCACGCCCCCCAGAGAGACCCCACGCCCCGCAGAAAGACCCCACGCCCCCCAGAGAGACCTCACGCCCCGCAAAAAGACCCCACGCCACGCTTAAAGACCCCACGCCCCGCAGAAAGACCCCACGCCCTGCAGAGAGACCCCACGCCCCGCAGAGAGACCCCACGCCACGCAGAATGACACCACAACCCGCAGAGAGACCCCACGCCCCGCAAAAAGACCCCACGCCCCGCAGAGAGACCCCACGCCCCGCAAAAAGACCCCACGCCCCGCAGAGAGACCCCACACCCCTCAGAGAGACCCCACTCCCCGCAGAAAGACCCCACGCCCCGCAAAAAGACCCCATGTCCCCCAGAGAGACCCCAAGCCCCGCAGAAAGACCCCACGCCCCGCAGAGAGACCCCACGCCCCGCAGAATGACACCACAACCCGCAAAAAGACCCCACGCCCCGCAGAAAGACCCCACGCCCCGCAGAATGACACCATGCCCTGCAAAAAGACCCCACACCCCTCAGAGAGACCCCACGCCCCACAGAGAGACCCCACGCCCCACAGAGAGACCCCACGCCCCACAGAGAGACCCCACGCCCCACAGAGAGACCCCACGCCCCGCAGAATGA